The following nucleotide sequence is from Patescibacteria group bacterium.
CTATATCTCCGTTGACGTGGAAACGACCGGACCCATCCCTGGGACTTTCAGCATGTACCAGCTTGGAGCCTGCGTTGTCGGTGATAAGCGGCAGAATTTCTTCGCCAGACTCAAGCTGCTCAATGAAAATTGCGAGGACGAGTCGCTGGTCGCTTGCCGTGTAACCTTGCCGGAGCTGCTGGCCAAGGGCGAAGATCCGGCCGTGGTCATGCGTCGGTTCGCCACCTGGGTGCTGCAGGTGTCTGCCGGCGCCCGTCCGGTCTTCGTCGCTTTCAATGCCACTTTCGACTGGATGTTCGTACACTGGTATTTCTGCCAGTTCTTGGGACATTCGCCCTTCGGCCACAACGGCCTGGACGTCAAGGCCTACTACATGGGTCTGACCGGCTGCGAGTGGGGCGACACCTCCAAAGGCGATATCGTCCGGCGTTTTCCGCCG
It contains:
- a CDS encoding exonuclease domain-containing protein, producing MREVYISVDVETTGPIPGTFSMYQLGACVVGDKRQNFFARLKLLNENCEDESLVACRVTLPELLAKGEDPAVVMRRFATWVLQVSAGARPVFVAFNATFDWMFVHWYFCQFLGHSPFGHNGLDVKAYYMGLTGCEWGDTSKGDIVRRFPPRYAHTHNALDDAIEQAQIFEQMLAVSR